The nucleotide sequence CGATGTCCGGGCTCGCGACCGAGACGTTCGCCGTCGCGGCGTACACCGCCGGTGACGTGTACGGCCCGCCGGCGTCGCTGTCGTTGTACGTCGGCGGCGACGGGGGCGCACACTGACCGGGGTAGTTCTGCGTGTCGACCGCCGACCGGATTCCGGCCTCGTACCGGTCGACCACGAGCGAGTACGTCCCCGTCGCGTCGGTTCCGTTCGCTATCGAGACGTTCACCTCGTCGTCGAACGGGAGCGTCGTCAGCGGACGGCACCGCTCGCCGTCGACCCGTGCGGCCGTCAGGTCGACCCAGTTGCGTCCGCCGCCGAGCGAGCACGCCTCGCTCTCGCCCTCGACGCGGAGTTCGTTCGCGGTCCCGTCGAGGACGACGTCCCGCGCCGTGCCGTCGTCGACGACGATCCGGACAACGTCGTCGGTTTCGACGTGCAGTCGGGCGTTGCGCACCCGCGCGTCCGTCACGACCGTCCAGTTGCCCCTCGAGTCGTTCTCGGGTGTCAGCGTCGAGGTGGCGTTGTCGTCGGCGATGCGCGTCCCCCGGCTGACGGTCCGCCGCTCGACGTCGGTCGCCAGGCTATCGGTCGCCGACTGGTTTCCGAGGGTCCGTATGGCGACGCCGGTGACGTTTCGGTAGTCGTCGCGGCG is from Haloplanus salinarum and encodes:
- a CDS encoding fibronectin type III domain-containing protein; translated protein: MADVSLPMDGSSDRAQLLLVGALTLAVVFLSLSLLLNSVIYTENLATRQTNTDVEKATTFRFVAVDVLGDAIEHVNRGDASDFGTRRDDYRNVTGVAIRTLGNQSATDSLATDVERRTVSRGTRIADDNATSTLTPENDSRGNWTVVTDARVRNARLHVETDDVVRIVVDDGTARDVVLDGTANELRVEGESEACSLGGGRNWVDLTAARVDGERCRPLTTLPFDDEVNVSIANGTDATGTYSLVVDRYEAGIRSAVDTQNYPGQCAPPSPPTYNDSDAGGPYTSPAVYAATANVSVASPDIDYRRTVRTAPGEVGGPPTDPTFERYDVTNTSTSLRVNWNVTDPNGDFDYVAVGLYNVSDGSTEVSPSNYTTSDGDVTFTGLSNSTAYAINATAVDGATPENRRTVSEIHSPDGGGGCPP